The sequence AAGACGAGACTAACTCATGCTTTACGGGCTTTTCAAACCTGATTCTGTGTAGCTCCCATCGGACGCCGTTGGTCAAGACAACCCATTGAACGCCCTGATTCGCTCCGTAGTTAACCGCCTGACGCAGATGGTTCTCTTTCAGTTCAAGACCAATTGCCTTTACTTCGACAAGATACTGTAGCTTGTCCTCAATCTTGATGGCTAGGTCACAGAACGTACCTCGGATAGCGTACTCTCTGGTGATTTCTGTATACTTGTCAAAACCCATTACATCGGAAAAGATGTCCTTGACGATAGCCACGGTATCGGCCTCGTTGATATCTCTATCCACAGCTGCCTTGAGGACACGCTGGAATTTCGGTACCGTCTTTGCGTAATGATCAGCCAGTTTTTTGGTTACACTTGCCATTCGCTGCCTCCCTCGCTGGAGTCATGAGTCATAGTTTCTAAAAGTAAAATGTATCCGATTGTCCGGGATGTCAACGCCAAACTAGATAAAGTGACCCCCACCACCTTCATACACTCTTCAGCCCGAGGATAATCCCGCTAAAGTGTTAGTCGTTGATACCGAATTAAGTACAATGGAGGAATCGATACCCGTAGCCGCAGATACTTCCGGGATCGTGCGATTCCGACAACGCAGTTGTTGAACTTAGAACATGTGAACGATCAAGAAAAAGTGCAAAACGCCCATGTATCAGATCGATAAAAAACCATACGGACCGCATCTTACTTTCTCAGGCTATATACCCAAGGACGAACTGGACCAGTGGCTGGTCGATAGCAAGGAGCTGTTGCCAACCCTCCCGGATGAGTTCGTCGTCTTTGTAGACATGCGGGATTTGGAACTGCTGGCGCCGGAATCACGTCCGACAATGGTCGAGGGTCAACGGTATTACCGCGCCCAGGGTATGCAGCGCTCGGTGGTGATCCTAAAAGACAAGATCACCAAACTTCAATTCATCGGCATCGCCAAGGAAACAGGTATCTACGAGTGGGAGCGATACATCGATGCCAATGCCGAACCGAACTGGGAGCAGATTGCGCTGGACTGGATTCTTAACGCCGTCGATCCGGACGAGAGCCAGAAGAAGGTCATGTCGGTCAGCCAGGATCCAGCCTAAACAAACAGCATGTACCCGAATTGCCAGGTCGGCGCAACAGCGCCGGCTTTTTCTTTGGCTTGTAGTCCGCCCGGTAAAGTATAGACCCCAATGACCGAATTACATTATATGGCCTCGGTTGCCGTAAAAGTCTGAATCTCCGCATCAGGAGACACGAAGACCAACAATGTACACAATAAAGAAGACATCATACGGTTTCCAATTCAGTTTCATGGGACACTTTCCCAAGGATGAGGCGAAGTTGTGGGCACGGGACGCCAGCCAGGCGTTTCTGACGTATGAGGGCAATCCGGGTGTCTTCGTGGATATGCGTGACATGGAGTTGATGCCGCCCGAATCTCGTCAGTATGTAATCGATGTCCAGCGTATAGCCCGCAAGAACGGGATGATTAGATCAGCGGTTATCCTCAAGGATAAAATCACCACCATGCAGTTGATGGGAATCGCCAAGGAGACCGGTATCTACGAGTGGGAGCGCTATATCGATGCCAATGCCGAACCGAACTGGGAGAAAGTTGGTCTGGACTGGGTGATCCACGGCATCGACCCGGACGAGAAATCACACGACGTCCAATCCGTCAGCCACGACTCGGCTTAGACAGACTCGATAATGCAAAATAAAAAGCCGGTGCACACACACCGGCTTTTTTGTCTGCTAACAGGTATCTCTGCTCTTAAAACCCGTAAATATCCTGGAACTTGGCCGTCATGTAGTCAACCAGCGGCTGGTGTGACAAAGGCTGGCCGGTCACTTTCTGCACCAGTTTGGTCGCCCGATAGCGAGTACCGTGTTGGTGGATATTATCCTTGAGCCACTGCCTGAGGCCGATCAGGTTGCCCTGCTCGATCTGCGCAATCAGGTCCGGCATCTCTTTTTTGGCTTGCCCGAAAAACTGCGCCGAGTACAGATTGCCCAAAGCGTAAGTGGGGAAGTAACCCATCAACCCGGCCGACCAGTGTACATCCTGTAAGCAGCCGTTGGCGTCGCTGTCCACTTCGATGCCGAAATAGTCCTTGAAACGACTGTTCCACTCACCCGGAACATCGGATGGTTTGAGGTCACCTTTGACCATGGCCCGTTCCAGTTCAAACCTCAGCAGTATGTGCAGGTTGTAGGTCGCCTCGTCGGCCTCGACCCGGATATACGATGGTGTCACGTTATTGATAGCCGCATAGAAATCATCGACCGATACCGAGGACAAACTATCTCTGAAAATACGCTGCGCCTGCGGGAAGAAATACTTCCAAAAAGATTTGGACCTTCCCACCTGGTTCTCCCACATACGCGACTGCGATTCATGGATACCCAGCGAAGCGGATTCACCCATCGGCATCCCCCAGTTGTTTTCTTTGTCCAGCCCCATCTCGTACAGTCCATGCCCGGCCTCGTGCATGATGCCAAAGAGAGCGTCGTTAAGACGTTTCGGATTGTAGCGGGTAGTGATCCGCGTATCGCCGGGGCCAAGGCCGGTACAGAACGGATGGGTGGTGACATCGAGACGACCGGTCTCGAAACTGTAACCCATCGCCTGAGCCACCGACTCGCCGAAGATGGCCTGAAGCTTGGTGTCGTAGTCGCGCTCGACGATAGAAACATCGGGGCGTTTCGGCGCATCTTTGACTTTTTTCAGCAGGATCACCAAATCTTTGCGCAGTTTCTCGAATGTATCGGCGACCTCTTCGACCGTTGCGCCCGGCTCGTAATCGTCCAACAAGGCGTTGTATGGTTCCCCTTCGTATCCATACGCCTCCGCCTTTTTGATGGTCAGGGCCAGCACTTTTTCGAACCAGGGTTGGAAATGTTTGAAATCGTTGTTGGCGCGGGCCGTCACCCACTCGCCCTGGGCCAGCGTGGTGGTCTTTGAGATTTCTTCCACCAACTCTTTGGGCAGCTTGGTCGCTTTGTCGTACTGGTATCGGGTCTCACGCACATTGGCCGCTTCCGGCGAGTCTTCTACTTTGACCAGATCGGAGCCTTCGATCTCCCCAAGCAAGTCGCCGACTCGTTTGTCGGTGAATTTCTCGTGAATCATACCCGAGAGCAGGCTCAACTGTTCGGCGCGCAACTGCGAGCCGCCGCGCGGCATGTAAGTACGCTCGTCCCACCCCAACACACCGGCTGAGGAAGCCAGTAGTGAAATCTCGTAACAGCGTTTGGTGAGTTCCTCGTATGCTTTTTTGGCTGACACTTTCGGTCTCCTTGCTATCAGTTTTTCAGACATATTCGTTATCCACAATGAACGCGGAGTATAGCCAAAAGTTTCTCCGGTGGCAAGCGGCGTTGTCATGTAGGTCGAAACCCCTGGTCCGAAGGACTGTCCTGAGCGCAGCCGAAGGGCAGGTTTCGACAATCGTGAGTGAGCGAGGCAGAGCGCGAAGCGCCAGGTACCGGCTTGCCGGTCATGCCGGACTTGATCCGGCATCCAGTTCTGTATTCAAGAACTGGATTCTGGCTTTCGCCAGAATGACAGATGCGGCCACCCGGCTACGGCCACAAATACATTGTGACCCGAACTGATACTCCATATATTCGCCACAAACTCAGGAGGTTATGTTGGCGCATGATAACAATCCCACCGCGGACGAGCTTCTCGACAAGCAATTCGATGTTTTAGACCACGGCTTTGTGAGGCTGATCGATTATATGGGTTCCGACGCCGCAATCGTGCAGGCGGCGCGGGTGAGCTATGGGGCCGGGACCAAGAAAGTCTCCGAAGATCGAGGTCTGATCCGCTACCTGATGCGCAACCGGCACACCAGCCCGTTTGAGATGGTCGAGTTCAAGTTTCATGTAAAGCTGCCAATCTTTGTCGCTCGCCAATGGATTCGTCACCGCACGGCCAATGTCAACGAGCTTTCCGGTCGCTACTCGGTGATGAAAGAAGAGTTCTACGTTCCATCAGAAGACGACATCCGTCACCAGTCAACCGACAACAAACAGGGCCGCGCTTCCGGCATGGCGCCCGAAGACCTGCGCCGACGGCTGGTCGAATACCTCAATAAGTCGCAAAAAGATACCTATGAAAGCTATCAAGGCTTTGTCGAGGATGACCTGGCCCGCGAACTTGCCCGGATTGCGTTGCCTTTGTCGTTGTATACCGAGTGGTATTGGAAGATCGACCTGCACAATCTGTTTCACTTTCTCAGACTTCGTCTGGATACCCATGCCCAACTTGAGATTCGTGTCTACGCCGAGGTGATGGCCGACATGGTCAAGGCTGTCTGCCCGGTGGCCTATGAGGCTTTCGAGGATTTCATTTTGAACAGTGTCGCCTTCTCCGGCCCGGAGTTATCTGTGCTCGGTTCTGCGCTTGAAAACTACGCGCCGGACAAGGACAGCCTGACAAAACAAGGTTTGTCCAAACGCGAGGCTGCTGAGTTGCTGGAGAAGCTGAAGCGGTTGAAGCAGTGACGGAAAATGCCGATGAGTGAGAAAAACACCCACGCTGTCACCGGTGCCTTTGGGTACTCCGGTAAGTATATCGCCCGGAAGTTGCTCGATCTCGGATACCCGGTAATCACGCTGACAAATTCACCGCATCGCAAGCATTCGTTCGAGAAAGAAATACCTGCCCACCCCTTTAATTTCGATCAGCCGGACAAACTCCGTGCGTCGCTTGAAGGCGTCTCAGTTTTGTACAACACCTACTGGGTCCGGTTCAATCACAAGACATTCAGACACTCCGACGCCGTTGCCAACACCGAGACACTGTTTCATGCAGCACAAGCAGCCGGTGTCGAACGAATCGTGCATGTCAGTATCACCAATCCATCGGAAGATTCACCCCTCGATTATTTCAGCGGCAAAGCAAGACTCGAAATGGCGCTGAAAGAAACCGACGTGAGCTACGCTATCCTCCGTCCCACCGTACTGTTCGGTAAGGAAGATGTCCTGGTGAACAACATCGCCTGGGCATTGCGCCACCTGCCTTTCATGGGTGTCTTCGGCGATGGACAATACCGGCTGCAACCAATCTATGTGGATGACTTAGCCGACCTGGCCGTGCAGATGGGAGCATCCCGCGAGAACACAATAGTCAACGCCATCGGACCGGAAACGTTTACCTACAGAGGCTTGGTTGAACAGGTCGGTCGGATCATCGGCAAGCGAAAACCGATTGTCGGCGTGCCGCCGACGCTTGGATATCTGGCCGGTTGGATGCTTGGGAAACTGGTGGGCGATGTGATGATTACCAGAGAAGAGATCAAAGGTCTGATGAACGACCTTCTCTACGTGGACGACTCTCCCGCCGGTGCCACCAAACTCACCGACTGGGCGACACAACATGCCGACACGCTTGGGAGAAAGTACACCAGCGAACTGAGCCGCCGCTCGGATCGTTCAACAGAGTACGAATCCAACTGACCGGAATGTGTCAGGACCACAAGGGTCCTGACCTACTGAAGACTCATGGTGGATTGTGTCAGGACCACAGGGATCCTGACCTACTGAAGATTACCAAAGAACTATTGGCACGGCTGCGGGGCCTGGCCCCCGGTGAAAAAGAAGTCTACCAAATAAACCAAATCTGAGATTTCAACCGCGCCGGATGCGTCCATGTCGGCTTCGTCAAGACAGGGCGGCGTTGGACCACCGGTGAACATGTAATCGACCAAGTAGATCAAATCTGTAATGTCAATAATGTCACCATCGGAGTAATCGACATTACCGCGCATTGATCCCAAACAGCAAACACCCGGCGTCAGCGTTGGAACATACAGCGGCAGGAAGCTTGAGGCGTCGGCTCCGTTTTTCTCGTAGGTCCCCGGCGCGATTACCATCGGCGACAACTCGGCCGGATAGTTTCCCGACACCGTCTGCGCGGGCGTCATATCCGCCCATTGAATGTCCAGCTCTCGGTCGACGGTATCGGGAGCAAAAGTGATATAGATACTGGCCACCTGATGTTGCCCCGCCGGTACCGGATAATTGCCGAAGATTTCCAGCGCTGCCACCAACAGATCACCAGAGCCTGTATCCACTCGCAGCGTTACCGACGGCGGAACAGCCCAGTATTCGTAGCCGACATTGTCCGGATCAACATCCACTGTGCTTATCACCGGTATCTCGCTGCCGATTCGCAGGCGCAGAGGCAGGTTGATTCCCAGTACATCATCGCTTGTGTTCAAACGCAAAGGCACGACCATTGCGCCGGTGCCCGCCTGTACAAAAGTCGGATAAGACAAAGTGACCGAACTGTCGGGCGTCGTGTCCGAAGGCTGAGAGGGTGGGCAGACATAGCCGGGGCCATATTGGAACAGCTTTGCATAGAGGAAAACTATGTCTCGAGGCGTGATGTTGGTGTAATCGTCTACGTCGGCGTTCAGAGGCACCAACGGCGGGACATCCCCAAGATACATGAATGACACGAAGGCGATCAGGTCGTGTATATCAAGAACACCATCGAAGTCGAAATCACCCGGCAGGTCACAGAACAAACTATCCTGGCAGACGTCACCGATACCATCCCCATCTGTGTCGATCTGGTCCGGATTGTAATGCGAGGGACAATTATCGTCGGCTGCGCAGATGCCGTCGGCATCAGGATCGTTGAAAGGATCGTTGGGACACACGTCGCAGGCATCACCGAAACCGTCGCCGTCTGAATCCTGCTGACCGGGATCGTAGTCATCGGGACAGATATCGCAAACATCACCCACGCCGTCGGCATCGGTGTCGGTTTGACTCGGATTAGCCGCAGCAAAACAGTTGTCGCAAGCATCGCCGACGGCATCGCTATCGCTGTCGGTCTGATCCGGATTAGGGACAGCGATACAGTTGTCAATTGAATCGGCCACACCATCGAAATCCAGGTCTATCCCGACACATCCGACATCGAAAGCACCGATCAGTACGTTGCATGCGTTGTTGGCAGACGCTGCAGGCGAGTTGGACGTAAGCGTGAAATCGCCTGCGTCCGGGTCACAGAATCCGGGCGGCGAGATTAGATTATCGGCACCAGGTGAACCTCCAAAGGCGATGTTCGGACTGTTGCCATAGAGAAGATTGCAGGATAGGTCGGTGACCGATGCGTTATGGATCCCATAACCGGTGCAGTTGACGACGACGTTGTTCTGAATGATCCCACCACTGAGTATAACCATACCACGATTATTGTTATAGAAAGTGTTGTTCACGATCTGCGCGGCGTAATGGTCGCCCAACGAGAAGTTTATGCAAGCATTGCCACCGTTGTTCAAAAACAGATTGTCGCGAATAATCGTGGTAGTCACAGAGTGGCAGGCAATAATATCCGGGTCTGAGTCTGCGAGCAGGTTGTCTCGAAAGATGTTATCACTAATCAAGAGAGAACTGTTGTCGTCAATATGGAAAACGGGGCTAAGGGAATCCTGTCCGGTGAATGTGAAACCTCTCACCTCTGCCCCGGCAACGGTGACATACTCCAATGTCACTACCCAGCCGGTCGGATTCATTGGCTCAATCGTGGTCAGGGTTGCGCCGCCCGAACTGAGAAGCGCAATTGCCTTGCCGTTGAAATTTGGATTCTCGGTGTACGTCCCCGGCGCCACCAGAACAGTATCGCCCGAGACAGCGGAATCAATCGCTGACTGAATCGTACTTTGATCGGCCGGCACATTGATAGTGGCCGCATTTACCTGCACTGAAGCAGTCAGAGCTGCTGCCAAAACCAGCCAGATCATCCCCAACATCCCTGTTAGCTGTTTCATTTTCTACTCCTGTGAATTCACCCTACGTGAATTGCTTTCTTGCGCTCCAAGGTTGAGTTGTGTCAATGTCGTTAAGGTCAAGAGAGTATGGGCGCTATGTTGTCATCTCTATGTTGTCTTCCAGGGCGTTCCAAGACGTTGCAAGCTGATTCCGTTAGTGGACCAACACGAGTTGGTGGGGCATTGTTCCCCGGTATATCGCATCACGCCCATCGTACCAGACGGTCAATGACGCATATCATAGGTTCACCCCGCCTTCTTCCTCAGTCTGGCCACAGCCTTATCAATGTACGCCACAGCCTCCGGGGTTTTGCACGAAGTGGCGCCGTGGTCGACCGTGACTTTGCCGATCCGTTGAGCGGTGGCAATGGCTTCATCGCGCAACTGAGGCATGTAGATACCAATCGATATGAGAGCAGAATTCATAGCATGTCGCGCACGATTGGGAGAAGTGTCGATCTCTTTTTCAATCGTCCGCAGAATCGAACCGCCATCTTCGAACTCGATTGTATGTCCCTTGACCAGTATCGATGACAGCACGGTGTAACCACACGCGCGCACGAATTCAGACCTGGACTTACGCCACTGTGCACTTTTTTTCGCCGCGAATGATGTCTTCGCAACCAACCCGGCCAGGAGATCGGACAAAAGATAGTAGTGGATACTTTTCACCCACTTGTCCGCCGAGCTCACGGCAAATTTATCTGGATCGGCAATCATAGTAGCGAATGTTTGCGCATCAGCGTTGCCCGACTCCCAGAGAGCCAAGGCCAACTCATGGTCGACTTTGATCTTTTTCTGCAGAACTTTCAAATTGGCGAAACTGACTCCGAACAGGTTGTCACCCGCCCCGTGCCGTTTGTAGATCTTCACCGCTTGCGCCGTTCCCATCCGTTTGAGTTCATTCATCACTTGTTGGTATGTCATAGTTTTACCCAGGTGCAAAAGGTCTCATGACTTGAAGACTTGTTATCAATTGCGAGCAATCAGGAGGTATAACAGATGAATGAACGAGTACGTTCCCACCAATCACTCGTTACCACCGGACGGCGGCCATGGCGCACGCAAAAACGGCTCCGCGATCAACGCCGCAGAGCCGTCTTCACTTCACACGATATGCGAAACTACTTGATCAGGGGACAGACAAACGACGGACCCATGGCCACCTGTTCCAGATGTCCCAGTCCGATATGTGTCTGGACCATCTCCCAACTCATCAGTTGAAAGTCAGCCGCACCGTCGCCGTCACCGTCGTGCGCCGCGATTCCATCGGCGGTAAACTGTAGCACATAGACCTGCCAGCGACCACCGTTGTAGTCCTGGTCGCCTGGTTTGGCTTCAGCCACCGGGTTCTGACCGTCAAGACCATCAAAGACATACAAGCCGTCCTTGGGACCCTTGTTCGGCAAGCTGTTGGGGGCGATTACGGTTTTGAATACCATGCCGTCTGCCCAGAAAGCGCCAAAGGGCGGGCCACCGGCGGTGGCTGTAGAGACGATCAGCAAGGCAATAGCGAGCAGACCGGTGAGTATGGTTCCCTTCTTCATTGGGACCTCCAAAGTATTAAAAGTTTAACGAACAGTTATGGACCCGTGTACTCCATGTGGCCTAAAACAGAAACAAATGCCTTGGAGTTCCCTGCTGACATGAAAAAGCGATATTTGCGTCGATTTAATTGTGCTCTCGACAATATTCTCTACCGGTGCACCAGGAGGTACACCACGCCCACCAGATTGAGTGCCCTCACTTGCGAATGGCCAGCGTGCGCAGAATCTCCTGCGCTTCGCCTGAGTACCAGGTCTCGATAAAAGCGTCCAGAGCTTGCTGCTCACCCTCTGCAATAATAGACGCAAGCGGCCCGCGGGTGAGTTGTTTGATGGCCCGATAGGCCGCCTTCGGTTTGGCGCCAAGCACTTTGGCCTTGGCGGTCGTGATTGGAATAAGGTCGTCTGAAGATACCACCTGATCGACCAGTCCAAGTTCGTGCGCCTGTTCAACCGTAAACAGAGTTCCATCGTTAAGAATCAGCTCCGCGTTGCGGTCACCAACACAGTATCGTAGCATCTCAGCACTGCCCCCAAACACAGCCACGCCGAGATCGATTTCGTTGAGTCCGATTCGTGATCGACCCTCGGCCACGACCCGATAGTCACACGGCGTGATCAGCATGCACCCACCGGCGGTGGCGTGGCCGTTGATTGCGGCGACAATCGGTTTGTCGAACATGAACAGCCGCAAAAGCAGCGCCGTATGCTTGGTTAGAAACCGTGTCAGGTCCTCTCGCGAGAGCGACAACAATTCCGGGACATCGAAACCAAACGAGAAGAATTTCTCGCGTCCGGTCAGGATCAGCGCGTCGACATTGGCATCGGATTCAAGTTGATCCAGCGATTTGTTGAAATCATCGACCAGCTTCTCGTTGATACTGTTAACTTTCCCGTGCGCCAGGGTCAGGGTGGCGATGTTACCTTCAATCGATACTATCGTCGTACTCATAACGTTCTCCTTGATGGCATGAATGCCGCTTTATTCGGTCATACTCATTGTCGGTCCGGTAGGTCGTATCGTTCGAACCAGCCAAACCCGGCCTCCTTCATCAGTCGCAGGAAATTGTCGTTTCCCAAAGGAAGTCGGTCGGCAACATAATGCAACCCAAAGTAACGCTGCACGGCATCGATGTATCCCTGCTCGGTGAGCTTTGCCACAGCCTCGGCCGCGAAATCTTCCCCACCGACATTTCGACAAACCTCTCGATAGTTTTGCATCCGTTCATCGGTCAGTTCCAGCTTGATGCCTGAATATTTCTCATTGAAGGCCGCCAGCAGCCGGTCGTCATCGATCTCCGAGTATTTCTCATTGTGTACTACAATCGAACGGTCCAGTTTCTTGCGCGGCTGCGGCCGCTGCTTGGGATAACCCAGGCAGAGCAGCACCACCGGGAAGACATGCTCGGGCAGGTTGCAGAGCTGCCTGATCTCAGCGATAGATTCTATAATGGTCCCGATGTAAACGGCACCGAGCTCCATGGCGTCTGCGGCTGTACAGATATTCTGAGCGGCGATAATAGTATCCTGGAAACCCATCCAGAAATGCCGGAACGAGTTGTTGGCTGTGAATGGCGCCTTCTGCAATTTT is a genomic window of Candidatus Zixiibacteriota bacterium containing:
- a CDS encoding carboxypeptidase M32, translated to MSAKKAYEELTKRCYEISLLASSAGVLGWDERTYMPRGGSQLRAEQLSLLSGMIHEKFTDKRVGDLLGEIEGSDLVKVEDSPEAANVRETRYQYDKATKLPKELVEEISKTTTLAQGEWVTARANNDFKHFQPWFEKVLALTIKKAEAYGYEGEPYNALLDDYEPGATVEEVADTFEKLRKDLVILLKKVKDAPKRPDVSIVERDYDTKLQAIFGESVAQAMGYSFETGRLDVTTHPFCTGLGPGDTRITTRYNPKRLNDALFGIMHEAGHGLYEMGLDKENNWGMPMGESASLGIHESQSRMWENQVGRSKSFWKYFFPQAQRIFRDSLSSVSVDDFYAAINNVTPSYIRVEADEATYNLHILLRFELERAMVKGDLKPSDVPGEWNSRFKDYFGIEVDSDANGCLQDVHWSAGLMGYFPTYALGNLYSAQFFGQAKKEMPDLIAQIEQGNLIGLRQWLKDNIHQHGTRYRATKLVQKVTGQPLSHQPLVDYMTAKFQDIYGF
- the thyX gene encoding FAD-dependent thymidylate synthase, encoding MAHDNNPTADELLDKQFDVLDHGFVRLIDYMGSDAAIVQAARVSYGAGTKKVSEDRGLIRYLMRNRHTSPFEMVEFKFHVKLPIFVARQWIRHRTANVNELSGRYSVMKEEFYVPSEDDIRHQSTDNKQGRASGMAPEDLRRRLVEYLNKSQKDTYESYQGFVEDDLARELARIALPLSLYTEWYWKIDLHNLFHFLRLRLDTHAQLEIRVYAEVMADMVKAVCPVAYEAFEDFILNSVAFSGPELSVLGSALENYAPDKDSLTKQGLSKREAAELLEKLKRLKQ
- a CDS encoding NAD(P)H-binding protein, translating into MSEKNTHAVTGAFGYSGKYIARKLLDLGYPVITLTNSPHRKHSFEKEIPAHPFNFDQPDKLRASLEGVSVLYNTYWVRFNHKTFRHSDAVANTETLFHAAQAAGVERIVHVSITNPSEDSPLDYFSGKARLEMALKETDVSYAILRPTVLFGKEDVLVNNIAWALRHLPFMGVFGDGQYRLQPIYVDDLADLAVQMGASRENTIVNAIGPETFTYRGLVEQVGRIIGKRKPIVGVPPTLGYLAGWMLGKLVGDVMITREEIKGLMNDLLYVDDSPAGATKLTDWATQHADTLGRKYTSELSRRSDRSTEYESN
- a CDS encoding thrombospondin type 3 repeat-containing protein, which produces MKQLTGMLGMIWLVLAAALTASVQVNAATINVPADQSTIQSAIDSAVSGDTVLVAPGTYTENPNFNGKAIALLSSGGATLTTIEPMNPTGWVVTLEYVTVAGAEVRGFTFTGQDSLSPVFHIDDNSSLLISDNIFRDNLLADSDPDIIACHSVTTTIIRDNLFLNNGGNACINFSLGDHYAAQIVNNTFYNNNRGMVILSGGIIQNNVVVNCTGYGIHNASVTDLSCNLLYGNSPNIAFGGSPGADNLISPPGFCDPDAGDFTLTSNSPAASANNACNVLIGAFDVGCVGIDLDFDGVADSIDNCIAVPNPDQTDSDSDAVGDACDNCFAAANPSQTDTDADGVGDVCDICPDDYDPGQQDSDGDGFGDACDVCPNDPFNDPDADGICAADDNCPSHYNPDQIDTDGDGIGDVCQDSLFCDLPGDFDFDGVLDIHDLIAFVSFMYLGDVPPLVPLNADVDDYTNITPRDIVFLYAKLFQYGPGYVCPPSQPSDTTPDSSVTLSYPTFVQAGTGAMVVPLRLNTSDDVLGINLPLRLRIGSEIPVISTVDVDPDNVGYEYWAVPPSVTLRVDTGSGDLLVAALEIFGNYPVPAGQHQVASIYITFAPDTVDRELDIQWADMTPAQTVSGNYPAELSPMVIAPGTYEKNGADASSFLPLYVPTLTPGVCCLGSMRGNVDYSDGDIIDITDLIYLVDYMFTGGPTPPCLDEADMDASGAVEISDLVYLVDFFFTGGQAPQPCQ
- a CDS encoding DNA alkylation repair protein; protein product: MTYQQVMNELKRMGTAQAVKIYKRHGAGDNLFGVSFANLKVLQKKIKVDHELALALWESGNADAQTFATMIADPDKFAVSSADKWVKSIHYYLLSDLLAGLVAKTSFAAKKSAQWRKSRSEFVRACGYTVLSSILVKGHTIEFEDGGSILRTIEKEIDTSPNRARHAMNSALISIGIYMPQLRDEAIATAQRIGKVTVDHGATSCKTPEAVAYIDKAVARLRKKAG
- a CDS encoding enoyl-CoA hydratase/isomerase family protein, with the protein product MSTTIVSIEGNIATLTLAHGKVNSINEKLVDDFNKSLDQLESDANVDALILTGREKFFSFGFDVPELLSLSREDLTRFLTKHTALLLRLFMFDKPIVAAINGHATAGGCMLITPCDYRVVAEGRSRIGLNEIDLGVAVFGGSAEMLRYCVGDRNAELILNDGTLFTVEQAHELGLVDQVVSSDDLIPITTAKAKVLGAKPKAAYRAIKQLTRGPLASIIAEGEQQALDAFIETWYSGEAQEILRTLAIRK
- a CDS encoding nitroreductase family protein — translated: MSDQETPSHHGPGEQPDRSYPNETMRLLLERSSCRSFTDLQIPPEVLASVIDAGVHSPTAGNLQPYSIIKIENENTRRRLAGWCNQDFIGQAPTNLLFCLDFRRLKQWAKLQKAPFTANNSFRHFWMGFQDTIIAAQNICTAADAMELGAVYIGTIIESIAEIRQLCNLPEHVFPVVLLCLGYPKQRPQPRKKLDRSIVVHNEKYSEIDDDRLLAAFNEKYSGIKLELTDERMQNYREVCRNVGGEDFAAEAVAKLTEQGYIDAVQRYFGLHYVADRLPLGNDNFLRLMKEAGFGWFERYDLPDRQ